In one Balaenoptera musculus isolate JJ_BM4_2016_0621 chromosome 20, mBalMus1.pri.v3, whole genome shotgun sequence genomic region, the following are encoded:
- the LOC118887279 gene encoding MYCBP-associated protein isoform X4 — MKSLKKESRLRIPTNRFLEAPESVKEKKRAKVPEQHTPPIQEEPEPVSNVLQGDDILALAIKKEDLRKQHIPHLIETEDKPVITQKLIIRKLKPKDHRKKVCHLVAHPATPDAATKPLDYSGPGDILHGSDQILPHHILGSLQDFKRIAVARGNTQLAELIHTPPCLMTLISAKEEPKQEAPKEEKAHPPWAPPLQHNFLKNWQRNIALRKKQQETLSERLKKPVGELLMHTGETYRKIQEERELLDRTLPTRPDGKGCELTTGFWSRLEYLGDEMMGLVMTKTKTQRGLVEPITHIGKPRSIQVEMGLPAQKDAWYRYTWDRSLFLTYRRKELQSIMAELDFSQQDIDGLEVVGKGRPFSTVTVEDYSVFERSQESSSEDTVHLDLLANYPDVVPMPILGPSLLFCGKPACWIRGSNPEDKRHVGIAVRLTFETLEGEKASSELTVVNNGTVAIWYDWRRRSQLDSFQDLKRNRMQRFYFNNREGVILPGETRNFTFFFKSLNAGIFRECWEFGTHPTLLGGALLQVNLHAVSLTQDIFRDERKLLENKLASHEAVTVVESMLQELLRGILTPERAQSPVDAYLTEEDLFHHGNPRLHYQHQVVQNLHRLWCQYTILPPKAEEARPGEEEHLSPRAQAAAAPSAYWEEASMKVESSAHLKSPALDPRPPRQESEALRDSRDPVGSQKSGPGSQRRSIMEEILVEGSPDLESVRSSQELDGLPPPEWNLCLEDFRKVVMALPEENQREDALIRLNKAALELCQEPRPLQSDFLYQMCLQLWRDVIDSLVSHSLWLRALLGLPEKEAVYLHTPEEQDRKSPPVTEVKVTSGRVGKEDRKGPSQEKKQLGIKDKDDKKGAKLPPGKEAAGPFKQQEAQSKG, encoded by the exons ATGAAGTCTCTAAAGAAGGAGTCCCGCCTTAGAATACCTACAAACAGATTCTTGGAGGCCCCAGAGAGCGTGAAAG AAAAGAAGCGGGCAAAGGTACCTGAACAGCACACACCCCCCATTCAGGAAGAACCTGAACCTGTTAGCAATGTCCTACAAGGAGATGACATTCTTGCCTTAGCCATTAAGAAGGAAGACTTGAGGAAG caacATATTCCTCACCTTATTGAAACAGAAGATAAACCTGTAATTACCCAGAAACTTATCATCCGTAAACTCAAACCCAAGGATCATAGGAAGAAGGTCTGCCACTTAGTAGCACATCCTGCTACTCCAGATGCAGCCACGAAGCCCCTGGACTACTCTG GGCCGGGTGACATCCTCCATGGCAGTGACCAGATCCTGCCCCACCACATCTTGGGGAGTCTCCAGGACTTTAAGAGAATTGCAGTTGCTCGAGGGAACACCCAG CTGGCTGAGCTGATACACACCCCACCCTGTCTGATGACCCTCATCTCAGCTAAAGAAGAGCCGAAGCAGGAAGCCCCAAAAGAAGAGAAGGCACATCCTCCCTGGGCCCCACCTCTTCAGCACAACTTTCTGAAAAACTGGCAGCGCAACATAGCCCTTCGGAAGAAGCAGCAGGAAACCCTCAGTG AACGGCTGAAGAAGCCAGTCGGCGAGCTGCTGATGCACACGGGGGAGACCTACAGAAAGATCCAGGAGGAACGGGAGCTCCTTGACCGAACACTGCCAACACGGCCTGATGGGAAG GGCTGTGAATTGACCACTGGGTTCTGGAGTCGACTGGAATACTTGGGAGATGAAATGATGGGTCTGGTAATGACGAAGACAAAAACTCAGCGTGGCCTCGTGGAACCCATCACTCACATCGGGAAGCCCCGCTCCATCCAGGTGGAGATGG GATTGCCAGCCCAGAAGGATGCTTGGTACCGCTACACCTGGGATCGGAGTCTGTTTCTGACCTACCGACGCAAGGAACTGCAGAGCATCATGGCAGAGCTGGATTTTAGCCAGCAG gaTATTGATGGCCTGGAGGTGGTGGGCAAAGGGCGGCCTTTCTCCACTGTTACGGTGGAAGACTATTCAGTGTTTGAAAGGAGCCAGGAAAGCTCCTCTGAAGACACAGTGCACTT AGACTTATTGGCCAATTACCCTGATGTGGTCCCTATGCCTATTCTTGGCCCTTCTCTGCTGTTCTGTGGGAAGCCAGCTTGCTGGATCCGAGGCAGTAACCCAGAGGACAAG agACACGTTGGAATTGCTGTCCGCTTGACCTTTGAAACTCTAGAAGGGGAGAAAGCATCTTCAGAACTGACCGTGGTCAATAATGGCACAGTGGCCATTTGGTATGACTGGCGGCGGAGGTCCCAGCTGGACTCTTTCCAAGACCTGAAGAGGAATAGGATGCAGCGGTTTTACTTCAACAATCGGGAAG GTGTGATTCTGCCTGGAGAAACCAGAAACTTTACCTTCTTCTTTAAGTCTTTGAATGCTGGGATCTTCAGGGAGTGTTGGGAGTTTGGAACCCACCCCACCCTATTAGGAGGTGCTCTCCTGCAGGTCAATCTCCATGCAGTCTCCCTGACCCAGGACATTTTTAGGGATGAGAGGAAGTTATTGGAG AACAAGCTGGCTTCCCACGAGGCAGTCACCGTCGTGGAGAGCATGCTACAGGAGCTGCTGAGGGGGATCCTGACCCCGGAGCGTGCACAGTCACCTGTGGACGCCTATCTCACCGAGGAGGACTTGTTCCACCATGGGAATCCTCGG CTGCATTACCAGCACCAAGTGGTGCAAAACCTGCACAGACTGTGGTGCCAGTACACCATCCTGCCCCCCAAGGCTGAGGAGGCCAGGCCGGGCGAGGAGGAGCACCTCAGTCCCAGGGCCCAGGCTGCTGCGGCCCCGTCAGCCTACTGGGAGGAGGCCTCGATGAAGGTCGAGTCTTCTGCGCACCTTAAGAGCCCAGCGTTGGACCCCCGACCGCCCCGGCAGGAGAGTGAGGCCCTCAGGGACTCCCGAGATCCTGTTGGGTCCCAGAAGAGTGGTCCGGGCTCTCAGCGGAGGAGCATCATGGAGGAGATCCTGGTGGAGGGGAGCCCAGACCTGGAGAGTGTCAGGAGCTCCCAGGAGCTGGACGGccttcccccaccagagtggaacCTCTGCCTGGAGGACTTCAGAAAG GTAGTGATGGCACTCCCTGAGGAGAACCAGAGAGAAGATGCCCTAATCAGGCTCAACAAAGCGGCCCTGGAGCTGTGCCAGGAACCGCGGCCGTTGCAGTCCGACTTCCTGTACCAGATGTG TTTGCAACTGTGGCGAGATGTGATTGACAGCCTGGTGAGCCATTCCCTGTGGCTGAGGGCTCTGCTGGGCCTGCCTGAGAAGGAGGCCGTCTACTTGCACACGCCAGAAGAGCAAG ATCGAAAATCACCGCCTGTCACAGAAGTGAAGGTGACTTCCgggagagtggggaaggaggaCCGGAAAGGGCCATCTCAAGAAAAGAAGCAGTTGGGAATCAAAGACAAAGATGATAAAAAAGGAGCCAAGCTGCCACCTGGGAAAGAGGCAG CAGGACCGTTTAAACAGCAAGAAGCACAAAGCAAAGGATGA